Proteins co-encoded in one uncultured Draconibacterium sp. genomic window:
- a CDS encoding tRNA-dihydrouridine synthase, whose translation MNSFWQKFNGPAFSLAPMEDVTDTVFREIAMGMAAPGKLHIVFTEFTSVEGMNHPVGRERVSERLIVNDSERALLKKLNIKIVAQIWGRNPEIYHNIAKHITENYDFDGIDINMGCPVKKVFKIGACSALIGEPERAKEIILATKEATHLPVSVKTRTGIKEHITENWIANLLEVDPAAIILHGRTQRMQSDGDASWEEIAKAVQLKNSLKPHILIHGNGDVMSYQQGLDRVNQTGVNGVMIGRGIFHNPWFFNPEKEEISMDDRIARLLEHTRLFEQTWSPNKNFNILKRFYKIYLNSFPGAAKMRADLMEVKNYDEVYRYFNS comes from the coding sequence ATGAATAGTTTCTGGCAAAAATTTAATGGCCCTGCTTTTTCACTGGCCCCCATGGAAGATGTTACCGATACGGTTTTTCGCGAAATCGCAATGGGAATGGCAGCTCCGGGGAAACTGCACATTGTTTTTACCGAATTTACCTCTGTTGAAGGGATGAATCATCCGGTTGGTCGTGAACGTGTTTCGGAACGATTGATCGTGAATGACTCGGAACGTGCTTTGCTCAAAAAACTCAACATTAAGATTGTGGCACAAATCTGGGGGCGCAATCCGGAAATTTACCACAACATTGCCAAACACATTACCGAAAATTACGATTTCGACGGCATCGATATAAACATGGGGTGTCCGGTAAAAAAAGTGTTTAAAATTGGAGCTTGCAGCGCTTTAATCGGCGAACCGGAACGTGCTAAAGAAATTATCCTGGCCACAAAAGAAGCCACTCACCTACCCGTGAGTGTAAAAACCCGCACCGGAATAAAAGAACATATTACCGAAAACTGGATTGCCAACTTACTGGAGGTTGATCCGGCAGCTATTATTTTACACGGCCGTACGCAACGCATGCAATCGGACGGCGATGCCAGCTGGGAGGAAATTGCCAAAGCCGTTCAGCTAAAAAACAGTTTAAAACCACACATTCTCATTCATGGTAACGGCGATGTTATGTCGTACCAACAGGGACTTGACCGCGTAAACCAAACCGGCGTGAATGGAGTAATGATAGGCCGCGGTATTTTCCATAATCCCTGGTTTTTCAATCCTGAAAAGGAAGAAATATCGATGGATGACCGGATTGCCAGATTGCTTGAACACACCCGCCTTTTCGAGCAAACCTGGAGTCCCAACAAAAATTTCAATATCTTGAAACGCTTCTACAAAATATACCTCAATTCATTTCCGGGCGCTGCAAAAATGCGTGCCGATCTGATGGAAGTAAAAAACTACGACGAAGTATATCGATACTTCAATTCATAA
- a CDS encoding rhodanese-related sulfurtransferase, with protein MFLYNRVNKEELKKRLAEETFQRKTISFYRYHILEDPQTFRDELFRDWFPLDCFGRIYVAREGINAQMSVPEHNWEAFVETLKKHKILQDIPIKYAIEDDGKSFYKLTIKVRPKLVADGLADDAYDVTNVGKHLSGVEFHKYIGQEDTVVVDMRNYYESEIGHFEGAICPEADTFREELEIVTDLLEDKKDKKVLLYCTGGIRCEKASAYLKHQGFSDVNQLHGGILEYARQIQTAKLDSKFIGKNFVFDERLGESVNGEIISKCHQCGKPCDSHTNCDNHGCHILFIQCPECAEKYHGCCTPECADEKMQGIGRPSDLRIGFGNSRKFRKSLSLMQLEQQK; from the coding sequence ATGTTTTTATACAACCGGGTAAATAAGGAAGAACTAAAAAAAAGGCTGGCTGAAGAGACTTTTCAGCGTAAAACAATTTCATTTTATCGCTATCATATTTTGGAAGATCCCCAGACGTTTCGCGATGAGCTTTTTCGCGACTGGTTTCCGTTGGATTGTTTCGGCCGTATTTATGTAGCCCGCGAAGGAATTAACGCACAAATGAGTGTCCCCGAACACAATTGGGAAGCTTTTGTGGAGACTTTGAAAAAGCATAAAATTCTGCAAGACATTCCGATAAAATATGCCATTGAAGACGACGGAAAATCGTTTTACAAATTAACCATTAAAGTGCGTCCAAAACTGGTTGCCGATGGTTTAGCCGACGATGCCTACGATGTTACCAACGTAGGAAAACACCTATCGGGAGTTGAATTCCATAAATACATTGGACAAGAAGATACGGTTGTTGTTGATATGCGCAACTACTACGAAAGCGAGATCGGTCATTTTGAAGGCGCTATTTGCCCCGAGGCAGATACTTTTCGTGAAGAACTGGAGATTGTTACCGATCTGCTGGAAGACAAAAAAGATAAAAAAGTGCTCTTGTACTGTACCGGCGGAATTCGCTGCGAGAAAGCAAGTGCATACCTGAAACATCAGGGATTTAGTGATGTGAACCAGCTGCACGGCGGGATTCTGGAGTATGCCCGACAAATTCAAACGGCTAAGCTCGACTCAAAATTTATTGGTAAAAACTTTGTGTTCGACGAACGTTTGGGCGAAAGTGTAAATGGCGAAATCATTTCAAAATGCCACCAGTGTGGAAAGCCTTGCGATTCGCATACCAACTGTGATAATCACGGCTGCCACATTTTGTTTATCCAGTGCCCCGAATGTGCCGAGAAATACCATGGTTGCTGCACGCCTGAATGTGCCGATGAAAAAATGCAAGGCATCGGCCGTCCTTCTGATTTACGCATTGGTTTTGGCAACAGCCGTAAGTTTCGAAAAAGCCTTTCATTAATGCAACTCGAGCAACAGAAATAG
- a CDS encoding TlpA disulfide reductase family protein encodes MKKLTIFIFLVFFAVNTFAQDEFTLVKEGDTAPDFSITMKDGSIKKLSDLKGKVVWINFFANWCPPCRKELPHLEKEVYQKLKENKNFEVLVIGREHDWATVNKFKADNNYTLPFYPDAERDIFSKYAKQNIPRNFIIDKDGKIAVASIGFKEDEFNKIIEKVHKLLK; translated from the coding sequence ATGAAAAAACTAACGATATTTATTTTTCTGGTATTCTTCGCTGTGAATACTTTTGCTCAAGACGAATTCACCCTGGTAAAAGAAGGTGACACTGCACCCGACTTTTCCATAACAATGAAGGATGGATCGATAAAAAAACTCTCAGATTTAAAAGGCAAAGTAGTATGGATTAACTTTTTTGCCAACTGGTGCCCGCCATGCCGCAAAGAGTTGCCTCATCTGGAAAAGGAAGTGTACCAAAAACTAAAGGAAAACAAAAACTTCGAGGTACTGGTAATTGGTCGTGAACATGATTGGGCAACAGTAAACAAATTTAAAGCCGACAACAATTACACACTCCCCTTCTACCCCGATGCTGAGCGCGATATCTTTTCGAAATACGCAAAACAAAACATTCCGCGTAATTTTATTATCGATAAAGACGGAAAAATTGCAGTTGCTTCTATTGGCTTTAAAGAAGACGAATTCAACAAGATCATTGAAAAAGTGCATAAACTGTTAAAATAG
- a CDS encoding phosphoribosylaminoimidazolesuccinocarboxamide synthase, translating to MGNALTKTSFNFPGQKSHYKGKVRDVYNINDDFLVMVVSDRISAFDVVLPKGIPFKGQVLNQIAEKFLDATADIVPNWKIATPDPNVTVGHFCETFPVEMIVRGYLTGSSWRLYKNGGRDICGVPLPEGLKEHQAFPEPLLTPTTKAEQGAHDENISREEIIKQGLVSEEDYKELERISLALFKRGSEIAKEMGLILVDTKYEFGKKDGQIYLIDEIHTPDSSRYFYADGYQERFDKGENQKQLSKEFVREWLMENNFQGRDSDVLPEIPESFVNEVSERYIELYENITGDKFVKSDTSKIEERIETAVTDFLKQQA from the coding sequence ATGGGTAACGCACTTACAAAAACAAGTTTCAATTTTCCGGGACAAAAAAGCCACTACAAAGGTAAAGTTCGCGACGTATACAACATCAACGATGATTTTTTGGTGATGGTTGTTTCCGATCGTATTTCAGCATTCGATGTGGTATTGCCAAAAGGAATTCCTTTTAAAGGCCAGGTACTGAACCAGATTGCAGAGAAATTTCTGGACGCTACCGCCGATATTGTTCCGAACTGGAAAATAGCAACACCCGATCCGAACGTAACAGTGGGGCATTTTTGCGAAACTTTCCCGGTAGAAATGATCGTTCGTGGTTATTTAACCGGAAGTTCGTGGAGATTGTATAAAAACGGCGGTCGCGATATTTGCGGCGTTCCGCTTCCTGAAGGCTTGAAAGAACACCAGGCTTTTCCTGAGCCACTGTTAACGCCAACAACAAAAGCGGAACAAGGTGCTCACGACGAAAACATTTCGCGCGAAGAAATCATCAAACAAGGATTGGTTTCGGAAGAAGATTACAAAGAACTGGAACGCATTTCGCTGGCTCTTTTTAAACGCGGTAGCGAAATTGCCAAAGAAATGGGATTGATTTTGGTGGATACCAAATACGAGTTTGGTAAAAAAGATGGACAGATTTACCTCATCGACGAAATTCATACACCCGATTCATCGCGTTATTTCTACGCCGATGGTTACCAGGAGCGCTTTGATAAAGGCGAAAACCAAAAGCAGCTTTCGAAAGAATTTGTTCGCGAGTGGTTGATGGAAAACAACTTCCAGGGCCGCGACAGCGATGTACTTCCTGAAATCCCGGAATCGTTTGTTAACGAAGTATCAGAAAGATACATTGAATTGTATGAAAATATCACCGGCGATAAATTCGTAAAATCAGACACTTCAAAAATTGAAGAACGAATTGAAACTGCCGTTACTGATTTTTTGAAACAACAAGCTTAA
- a CDS encoding PhoH family protein — MDKQILLEGIDLLEFFGVNNSKIELIKRLFPKIKITARGHALFVQGEPKEIKAFEKKFALILDHYYQYNMLSEEIIHELLNSGVSSLEENGSSEPDIIVFGNSGKPVRARTPNQRRLVESNSKSDLIFAIGPAGTGKTYTAIALAVRALKNKEIKKIILSRPAVEAGENLGFLPGDLKDKIDPYLQPLYDALQDMIPPKKLEEFLKDGVIQIAPLAFMRGRTLSNAYVILDEAQNTTVNQLKMFLTRMGLNAKFIITGDVTQIDLPRKSNSGLIQALRILKGIKNISTIYFDKKDIVRHKLVRDIVEAYDKHAEEKTVIKTESKENSDQ, encoded by the coding sequence TTGGATAAACAAATTTTACTGGAAGGAATTGATCTCCTTGAATTTTTTGGAGTTAACAATTCGAAAATCGAACTGATAAAAAGGCTTTTCCCAAAAATTAAAATCACTGCACGGGGCCATGCCTTGTTCGTTCAGGGAGAACCAAAAGAAATCAAAGCTTTCGAGAAAAAGTTCGCCCTCATTCTCGATCATTATTATCAGTACAATATGCTCTCGGAAGAAATTATTCACGAGCTACTGAATTCGGGTGTTTCATCGCTTGAAGAAAACGGAAGCAGCGAACCTGATATTATTGTTTTTGGCAACAGTGGAAAACCTGTTCGTGCACGCACGCCTAATCAGCGACGACTGGTGGAGAGCAACAGTAAAAGCGATCTCATTTTTGCCATCGGGCCTGCCGGTACAGGAAAAACCTACACCGCTATCGCATTGGCTGTTCGGGCATTAAAAAACAAGGAGATCAAAAAAATCATTCTTAGCCGCCCGGCTGTTGAAGCAGGTGAAAATCTGGGATTTCTTCCCGGTGATTTAAAAGATAAGATCGATCCGTATTTGCAACCGCTTTACGATGCTTTGCAGGATATGATTCCGCCGAAAAAACTAGAGGAATTTTTAAAAGACGGCGTGATACAAATTGCTCCACTGGCTTTTATGCGCGGACGAACATTGAGCAATGCTTATGTTATTCTTGATGAAGCACAAAACACCACCGTTAACCAGCTAAAAATGTTTTTAACCCGGATGGGACTAAACGCCAAGTTTATTATTACCGGAGATGTTACGCAAATCGACCTTCCGAGAAAAAGTAATTCGGGATTGATACAGGCCTTGCGCATTTTAAAAGGCATAAAAAATATTTCAACCATATATTTCGACAAGAAAGATATTGTACGCCACAAGCTGGTGCGCGATATTGTTGAAGCATACGATAAACATGCTGAAGAAAAAACAGTAATTAAAACTGAATCAAAAGAAAACAGTGACCAGTAA
- a CDS encoding PspC domain-containing protein, with translation MILGVSEWLSGKLGWDVKLIRIAFVVGVLFAGVGLGLYLILWIVKMFSK, from the coding sequence ATGATTTTAGGAGTATCAGAATGGCTCAGCGGCAAATTAGGCTGGGATGTAAAATTGATTCGAATTGCATTTGTTGTTGGTGTTCTATTCGCCGGCGTTGGTTTGGGGCTTTATCTTATTCTTTGGATCGTTAAAATGTTCTCGAAATAA
- a CDS encoding DUF2723 domain-containing protein: protein MRTKSIVKITGLSVFLVSLLLYALTLEPTTSFWDCSEFILSASKLEVNHPAGAPLFMLMGRLFSLLSFGNPQKIAWTINFMSGMFSALTIFFLYHVIIKLVAKMSESAIVIIGSSVIGALTFAVSDSFWFSAVEGEVYALSMFFLILSFWAALKWDEQFGQPGNEKWILFLALITGLGIGVHLLNLLVLPSVVMIMGFRKCGYSVKHLILFFGLGLVVLLGVLYVLTPLVLFLFSRFDLFFVNELSFPLHSGTLFGIFFILALLASLIFYFKKKQKPLPEFATLSVLFLLLGFSVYSVNVIRSSANPPVNFGEPNNIFSLINYLNREQYPKRPLLYGQNYNSPLLDVNERSSYDFIDGRYMPIDLAPDYEYDEQTCTWFPRMSSSDENHIKAYNSWISISGKRVAVKQRNGERKTIVVPRFSDQLKFFVRYQFGFMFGRYFMWNFVGRQNDRQGRGTILNGNWLSGIDFIDNVRLGPQDKVPSWLKSNKGRNTYYFLPLLLGFLGAFYQYKTNRETFFIVLALFVMGGLGLTVYINEIPITPRERDYVFVGAFLAFSIWIGFSLVAAVNLIQPKIKHAKVGVPALLVLLLAGPVLMASQNFDDHNRSGRYAARDFAENILKSCPPNAILFTSGDNDTYPLLYCQEVEELRTDVRIVIMPFLAANWFINGLRNPKYDDAGLKMMLPKDKYDHGELAYVPVLKKFNRDTSWQEALNFLSLKNNNAKVTLNSGDRVNFIPITRLNLMVEANDKKGKIPVSLEGKKVLYKNELAFWDIISSNADERPICFVSKGEAAKHGLGTYLECEGFVHRLIPEKTNSNSTFSIGKCNPEVIADKLLNTFNWGNISDPSVYADWNTNVNLTVFQARNTFNEVAALLLQKGEKEKAFQLLHRCAIEIPLSQIPYDIFAIKQAELMLATGHEKESKVLFEELERDVTETLEFYDSLNKSQQLRLKEEIQRELYYLNQLIAVSSKFEDQTKRNDLEQQMQHFYQRLMKVAS from the coding sequence ATGCGCACAAAATCAATCGTAAAAATTACAGGCCTGTCGGTTTTTCTAGTTTCTTTACTTCTCTATGCATTAACTTTGGAGCCCACAACCAGCTTTTGGGATTGTAGCGAGTTTATTCTTTCAGCTTCAAAACTGGAGGTGAACCACCCGGCGGGGGCACCGCTTTTTATGTTGATGGGGCGATTATTTTCTTTATTGTCATTCGGGAATCCTCAAAAAATAGCCTGGACGATCAATTTTATGTCAGGCATGTTCAGTGCCTTAACCATCTTTTTTCTTTATCACGTAATTATAAAATTGGTTGCAAAAATGTCGGAGTCAGCAATAGTAATAATTGGAAGTTCGGTTATTGGAGCATTAACTTTTGCTGTCAGCGATTCGTTTTGGTTTTCGGCTGTTGAAGGCGAAGTTTATGCGCTTTCCATGTTTTTCCTTATCCTGTCGTTTTGGGCGGCATTAAAATGGGACGAACAATTCGGGCAGCCTGGTAATGAAAAATGGATTCTCTTTTTAGCACTGATCACAGGTCTTGGAATTGGCGTGCATTTGTTGAATTTGCTGGTTCTTCCATCGGTAGTAATGATTATGGGATTCAGAAAATGTGGTTACTCCGTAAAGCACCTTATTCTGTTCTTTGGATTGGGGCTGGTTGTTTTATTAGGAGTATTATATGTTTTAACACCGCTGGTTTTGTTTCTGTTTTCAAGGTTCGATCTGTTCTTTGTTAACGAGCTAAGTTTTCCACTACATTCAGGAACACTCTTTGGAATATTCTTTATTCTCGCTTTGCTGGCATCACTTATCTTTTATTTTAAAAAGAAACAGAAACCGCTGCCCGAATTTGCCACATTATCAGTGTTGTTTTTATTGCTTGGGTTTTCAGTTTATTCCGTTAATGTCATTCGTTCTTCGGCAAATCCCCCGGTGAATTTTGGTGAGCCGAATAACATTTTCTCGCTGATTAATTACCTAAATCGTGAACAATACCCCAAACGACCATTGCTTTACGGACAAAACTACAATTCACCTTTGTTAGACGTGAATGAGCGTTCTTCTTATGATTTTATCGATGGCAGATATATGCCAATCGATTTAGCTCCCGATTACGAATACGATGAACAAACGTGTACATGGTTTCCACGTATGTCGAGCAGCGATGAAAACCATATAAAAGCCTACAACAGTTGGATTTCGATTTCGGGAAAGCGGGTTGCTGTTAAACAACGGAATGGTGAACGTAAAACGATTGTTGTTCCGCGCTTTTCAGATCAGTTAAAGTTTTTTGTGCGCTACCAGTTTGGTTTTATGTTTGGACGTTATTTTATGTGGAATTTTGTGGGCCGTCAAAACGACCGGCAGGGAAGGGGAACCATCCTAAACGGTAACTGGCTTTCGGGAATTGATTTTATAGATAATGTCCGGCTTGGCCCGCAGGATAAGGTACCTTCCTGGCTAAAAAGTAATAAGGGACGAAATACCTACTATTTTCTTCCGCTGTTGCTAGGATTTCTGGGGGCTTTCTATCAATACAAAACAAACCGCGAAACCTTTTTTATTGTGCTGGCATTGTTTGTTATGGGCGGACTTGGACTTACGGTTTATATCAACGAAATTCCTATCACGCCACGTGAGCGCGATTATGTTTTTGTGGGGGCATTTTTGGCCTTTTCCATTTGGATAGGTTTTAGTTTGGTGGCAGCGGTGAATCTTATTCAACCAAAAATAAAACATGCGAAAGTTGGAGTACCCGCTTTGCTTGTGCTGCTTTTAGCGGGGCCGGTATTAATGGCCTCTCAGAATTTCGATGACCATAATCGATCGGGGCGGTATGCTGCACGCGATTTTGCTGAGAATATATTAAAATCGTGTCCTCCAAATGCCATTCTGTTTACCAGTGGCGATAACGATACATATCCGTTGCTTTATTGTCAGGAGGTGGAGGAACTGCGCACCGATGTGCGAATTGTAATCATGCCATTTTTAGCAGCCAACTGGTTTATTAATGGATTGAGAAATCCGAAATATGACGATGCCGGTTTAAAAATGATGCTGCCCAAGGATAAATATGACCATGGCGAGTTGGCTTATGTGCCGGTGTTGAAGAAGTTTAACAGGGATACCTCGTGGCAGGAGGCACTTAATTTTTTAAGTCTAAAAAACAATAATGCAAAAGTGACATTGAACTCCGGCGATCGTGTAAATTTTATTCCAATAACCCGGCTGAATCTGATGGTTGAAGCCAATGATAAAAAAGGGAAGATACCTGTTTCGCTTGAGGGAAAGAAAGTGCTGTATAAAAACGAGCTGGCGTTTTGGGACATCATTAGTTCAAACGCTGATGAGCGGCCAATATGTTTTGTATCGAAAGGTGAAGCTGCAAAACATGGCTTGGGAACCTATCTGGAATGTGAAGGTTTTGTTCATCGCCTCATTCCTGAAAAGACCAATTCAAATAGTACATTTTCAATTGGGAAATGCAATCCTGAAGTTATCGCAGACAAATTGTTAAATACGTTCAATTGGGGAAATATCTCCGATCCGTCGGTGTATGCCGATTGGAATACAAACGTAAATCTGACTGTTTTTCAGGCCCGCAATACTTTTAACGAGGTAGCAGCATTGCTTCTTCAAAAGGGGGAGAAAGAGAAAGCTTTTCAGTTGCTTCATAGGTGCGCTATTGAAATTCCGCTATCACAAATTCCTTATGATATTTTTGCGATCAAACAAGCTGAGTTAATGCTTGCAACCGGACATGAAAAGGAAAGTAAGGTACTATTTGAAGAGTTGGAAAGGGATGTTACTGAAACACTCGAATTTTATGACAGCCTGAATAAGAGTCAGCAACTTAGACTAAAAGAGGAGATTCAGCGGGAATTGTATTATTTGAACCAGTTGATTGCCGTTTCCTCAAAATTCGAAGATCAGACAAAACGAAACGATCTGGAGCAGCAAATGCAGCATTTTTATCAGCGTTTGATGAAAGTTGCATCGTAA
- a CDS encoding RNA polymerase sigma factor, with amino-acid sequence MTAIKNGNQSAFSELYERFNQRLYYYFFRMLGNDKEVANDFLQDIFLKIINKPELFKPGYKFTSWIFTVAHNMCKNEYRHREVRKIINNDENPDQFITDENSYEETLKKEQLITQLFTEIEYMEEDQRAILLLKYKENFSLKEISEILELPLGTIKSRLYYARVELTKKLANKSLL; translated from the coding sequence ATGACAGCCATAAAAAATGGCAACCAATCGGCATTCTCCGAATTGTACGAACGATTTAATCAGCGTTTGTACTACTACTTTTTTCGTATGCTGGGCAACGATAAAGAAGTGGCCAACGATTTTTTACAAGACATTTTTCTGAAGATCATCAACAAGCCGGAACTTTTTAAACCCGGATACAAATTTACAAGCTGGATTTTTACGGTGGCGCACAACATGTGTAAAAACGAATACCGCCACCGCGAAGTGCGCAAAATAATTAATAACGATGAGAATCCTGATCAATTTATAACGGATGAAAATTCGTATGAAGAGACGCTGAAAAAAGAGCAGCTTATCACCCAATTATTTACAGAAATTGAATACATGGAAGAAGATCAAAGGGCAATATTACTGCTAAAATACAAGGAGAATTTTAGTTTGAAAGAGATCTCTGAAATATTGGAACTGCCGCTTGGGACCATTAAATCGAGGTTGTATTATGCACGTGTTGAGTTAACAAAAAAGCTGGCAAACAAATCGTTACTTTAA
- the mazG gene encoding nucleoside triphosphate pyrophosphohydrolase, with protein MQKKVEEFKRLLDIMDELREKCPWDKKQTLESLRKLTIEETYELGDAILKNDLQEIKKELGDILLHIVFYAKIGDEKGAFDIGDVLEGINEKLVYRHPHIFGDVDVDGSADKVAENWEALKLKEKGGNKRVLEGVPAAMPALVKANRIQEKVRGVGFDWEYKEQVWDKVKEEVDELSVEINKADKDKMEAEFGDLLFAVVNAARLYDIDPEAALERTNMKFIKRFNYLESKTLLQGKSLHDMSLAEMDEIWEEAKKEE; from the coding sequence ATGCAAAAAAAAGTTGAAGAGTTTAAACGCTTACTGGATATAATGGACGAATTGCGCGAGAAATGTCCGTGGGATAAAAAACAAACGCTGGAATCGTTACGGAAACTAACGATAGAGGAAACTTACGAATTGGGCGATGCCATTTTGAAAAACGATTTACAAGAGATAAAAAAAGAACTGGGCGACATACTGTTGCATATTGTTTTTTACGCCAAAATCGGTGATGAGAAAGGAGCTTTCGATATTGGCGATGTGCTGGAAGGTATCAATGAAAAACTGGTTTACCGTCATCCGCATATTTTTGGCGATGTTGATGTTGATGGTTCGGCCGATAAAGTTGCTGAAAACTGGGAAGCCTTAAAATTGAAAGAAAAAGGTGGCAACAAACGTGTTCTGGAAGGTGTGCCTGCTGCCATGCCGGCGCTGGTTAAAGCCAACCGTATCCAGGAAAAAGTGCGGGGCGTGGGTTTCGACTGGGAATACAAAGAGCAGGTTTGGGATAAAGTGAAGGAAGAGGTTGATGAGTTAAGCGTGGAGATCAATAAAGCCGACAAAGATAAAATGGAGGCAGAATTTGGTGATTTGCTTTTTGCCGTTGTAAATGCTGCGCGTTTGTACGACATCGATCCGGAAGCTGCGCTGGAACGCACCAATATGAAATTTATAAAACGCTTTAATTACCTCGAAAGCAAAACACTTTTACAGGGAAAAAGCCTGCATGATATGAGTCTTGCCGAAATGGACGAGATTTGGGAGGAAGCTAAGAAGGAAGAGTAA
- a CDS encoding LysE family translocator codes for MLGIENYLGFIAAGIVLNLTPGADTMYILTRSISQGRKAGIYSVLGITTGGLVHTIFASFGLSIILAKSATAFAIVKYVGVAYLVYLGVKMIVDKKNSFADNSAKTEQIDLRKIYRQGVFTNVLNPKVALFFLAFLPQFINTDNAAGTLPFLILGVTFMMTGTLWCLFLAYAASLITKTLRENDKIGIILQKVSGFIFIGLGFRLLTQKQ; via the coding sequence ATGTTAGGAATAGAAAATTACTTAGGATTTATTGCGGCTGGGATTGTATTGAACTTAACTCCGGGAGCAGATACGATGTATATTTTAACTCGTAGTATATCACAAGGTCGAAAAGCTGGAATTTATTCTGTACTTGGGATAACCACAGGTGGATTGGTTCATACTATTTTTGCGTCATTTGGATTATCAATCATTTTAGCTAAATCAGCTACAGCTTTTGCAATTGTAAAATATGTAGGCGTAGCTTATCTTGTATATTTAGGTGTAAAAATGATAGTTGACAAGAAAAACTCATTTGCGGATAATTCTGCAAAAACGGAGCAGATTGATCTGAGAAAAATCTATCGGCAAGGAGTATTTACAAATGTGTTAAATCCTAAAGTTGCTTTATTCTTTTTGGCATTTCTACCTCAATTTATAAATACTGATAACGCCGCCGGGACTTTGCCATTTCTTATTCTTGGAGTTACGTTTATGATGACAGGAACTTTATGGTGTTTATTTTTAGCTTACGCAGCTTCATTGATTACAAAAACATTAAGGGAAAATGATAAGATTGGGATAATTCTGCAAAAAGTAAGTGGATTTATTTTTATCGGATTAGGATTTAGACTATTGACGCAGAAACAATAA
- a CDS encoding DUF3781 domain-containing protein, with protein MKSVKNKIAEKICYTDLVYGRINKKLNIELSNDKIEEMVRSIINETEESGFHQKGKNIYITNKTREVRLTINSHTFRIITADKLN; from the coding sequence ATGAAAAGTGTAAAAAATAAAATAGCAGAGAAAATTTGTTACACTGATCTTGTTTATGGTAGAATAAATAAGAAACTAAATATTGAGCTTTCCAACGACAAAATCGAAGAAATGGTTCGCTCCATTATAAATGAAACCGAAGAATCCGGCTTTCACCAAAAAGGTAAAAATATTTACATTACCAATAAAACACGTGAGGTTAGGCTTACAATTAATAGCCACACTTTTAGAATTATTACCGCAGATAAACTAAATTAA
- a CDS encoding flavodoxin family protein — MKVVAINGSPRRNGNTSILIEETFKIFRSEGIETEVIQLGNKPVHGCTACGKCREIQDRRCHIKNDLLNLCIEKMIEADGIILGTPVYFADVSTEIKALMDVTGYVTRGNGHLLKRKVGAGLISVRRGGALPTFDAMNRFFLINQMIVPGSSYWNFAFGKNQGDVLQDEEGINTIRTLAENMSWLMKKVATY, encoded by the coding sequence ATGAAAGTAGTAGCCATTAACGGAAGCCCTCGACGCAACGGAAATACATCGATTTTAATAGAAGAAACATTTAAGATCTTTCGGTCGGAAGGAATAGAAACCGAAGTTATTCAGCTGGGAAATAAACCGGTTCACGGTTGTACGGCTTGCGGAAAATGTCGAGAAATTCAAGATCGGAGATGCCACATAAAAAATGATCTGCTAAATCTTTGCATCGAAAAAATGATTGAAGCCGACGGTATTATTTTGGGTACTCCCGTTTACTTTGCTGATGTAAGCACTGAAATAAAAGCCCTAATGGATGTGACCGGTTACGTTACACGCGGTAACGGTCATTTGCTAAAACGTAAAGTTGGTGCAGGATTAATTTCAGTGCGCCGAGGTGGTGCATTGCCTACTTTCGATGCCATGAATCGCTTTTTCCTGATCAACCAGATGATCGTTCCGGGTTCAAGCTACTGGAACTTTGCTTTCGGTAAAAACCAGGGAGATGTACTCCAGGATGAAGAAGGCATTAACACTATTCGAACGCTAGCCGAGAATATGAGTTGGTTGATGAAGAAGGTTGCAACTTATTGA